A section of the Thunnus albacares chromosome 6, fThuAlb1.1, whole genome shotgun sequence genome encodes:
- the LOC122984223 gene encoding caspase a-like, whose product MADKELFKVRRKFVERVNKYLINQLLDDMLHDGIVNDGEKESILEENKTTADRARCLIDTVKRKGDEASRKMIDHLKCRDAALYTTLGLSPGQPAEPAAEPQTVQGLSLQQKSSTTLKRTNDKPYLVTEESIRSRVALLITNIKFTDEKLNRDGAEKDEQNMEKLLKALGYEVVKHTNLTGKEIDDAVIKFSKHPKLKETDSVFVIIMSHGKPGAVLGVNHKKGQPDKFPIDNIYKHLDTQKCPALLNKPKIIIIQACRGGKKGSVLVSDSAQAAVVCDDALQPDLSLSAGVEDIEEDAVRHAHKEKDFIALLSSTPDTVSHRDENKGSFLIQYIVEVFNDSWREDDIDELFRKVMQRFEDLLVPTERGHDTQMPTKERCTLTRRFYLRPQSQA is encoded by the exons ATGGCAG ACAAGGAGCTTTTCAAGGTGAGGAGAAAGTTTGTAGAGAGGGTGAACAAATACCTTATTAATCAGCTCCTGGATGACATGTTACATGATGGTATCGTGAACGACGGGGAGAAAGAGTCAATACTTGAGGAGAACAAAACCACAGCAGACAGGGCACGCTGCCTCATTGACACGGTGAAGAGGAAAGGAGATGAAGCcagcaggaagatgattgatCACCTAAAATGCAGAGATGCTGCACTTTACACCACCCTGGGTCTATCTCCTGGTCAACCTGCTGAACCAG CTGCAGAGCCCCAGACGGTGCAGGGTCTGTCTTTGCAGCAGAAGTCGTCAACCACACTCAAACGAACCAATGATAAG cCCTACCTTGTGACTGAAGAATCCATTAGGAGTCGCGTTGCCCTGCTAATCACTAACATAAAGTTTACTGATGAGAAATTAAACAGAGATGGAGCAGAGAAAGACGAGCAGAACATGGAGAAACTGCTTAAAGCGCTGGGATACGAGGTggtgaaacacacaaacctcaCCGGAAAG GAGATTGATGATGCTGTAATTAAGTTCTCCAAACatccaaaactcaaagagacagacagcgtGTTTGTGATTATCATGTCTCACGGGAAACCGGGAGCTGTCCTCGGTGTCAACCATAAAAAGGGGCAACCAGACAAATTCCCCATTGATAACATTTACAAACACTTGGACACACAGAAATGTCCAGCACTGCTGAACAAACCcaagatcatcatcatccaggCCTGCAGAGGAG GCAAGAAAGGATCTGTGCTTGTTAGTGATAGTGCACAAGCAGCTGTGGTTTGTGATGATGCACTACAGCCAGATCTGTCCCTGTCTGCTGGTGTAGAAGACATCGAGGAGGATGCTGTGCGACATGCACACAAGGAAAAAGACTTCATTGCTCTTCTTTCTTCCACTCCTG ATACAGTCTCACATAGAGATGAAAATAAAGGGTCTTTTCTTATCCAGTACATTGTTGAGGTGTTCAACGACAGCTGGCGTGAAGATGACATTGATGAACTTTTCAGAAAA GTGATGCAACGCTTTGAAGATCTTTTAGTCCCCACTGAGAGAGGTCACGATACACAGATGCCAACCAAAGAAAGATGCACTCTAACAAGACGCTTCTACCTCAGGCCACAGAGTCAGGCTTGA